In Diadema setosum chromosome 19, eeDiaSeto1, whole genome shotgun sequence, a genomic segment contains:
- the LOC140242682 gene encoding tubulin alpha-1A chain-like gives MPSDKTIGGGDDSFNTFFSETGAGKHVPRAVFVDLEPTVVDEVRTGTYRQLFHPEQLISGKEDAANNYARGHYTVGKELIDMVLDRIRKLADQCTGLQGFLIFHSFGGGTGSGFTSLLMERLSVDYGKKSKLEFAIYPAPQVSTAVVEPYNSILTTHTTLEHSDCAFMVDNEAIYDICRRNLDIERPTYTNLNRLIGQIVSSITASLRFDGALNVDLTEFQTNLVPYPRIHFPLATYAPVISAEKAYHEQLTVAEITNACFEPANQMVKCDPRHGKYMACCLLYRGDVVPKDVNAAIATIKTKRTIQFVDWCPTGFKVGINYQPPTVVPGGDLAKVQRAVCMLSNTTAIAEAWARLDHKFDLMYAKRAFVHWYVGEGMEEGEFSEAREDLAALEKDYEEVGVDSCMEPEGEEEGDEY, from the exons ATGCCTTCGGACAAGACCATCGGAGGAGGTGACGATTCCTTCAACACCTTCTTCAGCGAGACTGGAGCCGGCAAGCACGTTCCCCGTGCCGTCTTCGTCGATCTCGAGCCCACCGTTGTCG ATGAAGTCCGAACTGGAACCTACCGCCAGCTGTTCCACCCTGAGCAGCTCATTTCTGGCAAAGAGGATGCCGCCAACAACTACGCCCGTGGTCATTACACCGTTGGCAAGGAGCTCATCGATATGGTCCTCGACAGGATCAGGAAGCTGGCTGATCAGTGCACCGGTCTTCAGGGATTCCTCATCTTCCACAGCTTCGGCGGTGGCACCGGATCTGGTTTCACCTCTCTGCTCATGGAGCGTCTCTCCGTCGACTACGGCAAGAAGTCAAAGCTCGAGTTCGCCATCTATCCCGCCCCTCAGGTTTCTACGGCGGTGGTCGAACCCTACAACTCCATCCTGACAACTCACACCACCCTTGAGCACTCCGACTGTGCCTTCATGGTCGACAACGAAGCCATCTACGACATCTGCCGTCGCAACCTCGACATCGAGCGTCCCACCTACACCAACCTGAACCGTCTCATCGGCCAGATCGTTTCATCCATCACCGCCTCCCTCCGATTCGATGGTGCCCTCAACGTCGATCTTACCGAGTTCCAGACCAACTTGGTGCCCTACCCTCGTATTCACTTCCCTCTGGCTACCTACGCTCCCGTCATCTCTGCCGAGAAGGCCTACCATGAGCAGCTGACCGTTGCCGAGATCACCAATGCCTGCTTCGAGCCCGCCAACCAAATGGTGAAATGCGATCCTCGTCACGGCAAGTACATGGCTTGCTGTCTGCTGTATCGTGGTGATGTCGTCCCCAAGGATGTCAACGCCGCCATCGCTACCATCAAGACCAAGCGCACCATCCAGTTCGTCGACTGGTGCCCAACTGGTTTCAAGGTCGGCATCAATTACCAGCCACCAACCGTCGTACCTGGTGGCGATCTGGCCAAGGTCCAGCGTGCCGTTTGCATGCTGAGCAACACCACGGCCATCGCCGAGGCCTGGGCTCGTCTGGACCACAAGTTCGATCTGATGTACGCCAAGCGTGCCTTCGTCCACTGGTACGTGGGAGAGGGTATGGAGGAGGGAGAGTTCTCCGAAGCTCGTGAGGATCTGGCTGCCCTGGAGAAGGACTACGAGGAGGTTGGTGTCGACTCCTGCATGGAACCCGAGGGCGAAGAGGAAGGCGACGAATACTAG
- the LOC140242695 gene encoding tubulin alpha-1 chain-like: MRECISIHVGQAGVQIGNACWELYCLEHGIQPDGQMPSDKTIGGGDDSFNTFFSETGAGKHVPRAVFVDLEPTVVDEVRTGTYRQLFHPEQLISGKEDAANNYARGHYTVGKELIDMVLDRIRKLADQCTGLQGFLIFHSFGGGTGSGFTSLLMERLSVDYGKKSKLEFAIYPAPQVSTAVVEPYNSILTTHTTLEHSDCAFMVDNEAIYDICRRNLDIERPTYTNLNRLIGQIVSSITASLRFDGALNVDLTEFQTNLVPYPRIHFPLATYAPVISAEKAYHEQLTVAEITNACFEPANQLVKCDPRHGKYMACCLLYRGDVVPKDVNAAIATIKTKRTIQFVDWCPTGFKVGINYQPPTVVPGGDLAKVQRAVCMLSNTTAIAEAWARLDHKFDLMYAKRAFVHWYVGEGMEEGEFSEAREDLAALEKDYEEVGVDSVDAEGEEEEGDEY, from the exons ATG CGTGAATGTATCTCTATCCACGTCGGACAAGCCGGTGTCCAGATCGGCAATGCATGCTGGGAGTTGTACTGTCTGGAGCACGGCATCCAGCCCGATGGTCAGATGCCTTCTGACAAGACCATCGGAGGAGGTGACGACTCCTTCAACACCTTCTTCAGCGAGACTGGAGCCGGAAAACACGTTCCTCGTGCCGTCTTCGTCGATCTCGAGCCGACCGTAGTCG ATGAAGTCCGAACAGGAACCTACCGCCAGCTGTTCCACCCTGAGCAGCTTATTTCTGGCAAGGAGGATGCCGCCAACAACTACGCCCGTGGTCACTACACCGTTGGCAAGGAGCTCATCGATATGGTTCTAGACAGAATCAGGAAGTTGGCTGACCAGTGCACTGGTCTTCAGGGATTCCTCATCTTCCACAGCTTTGGCGGTGGCACCGGATCTGGCTTCACCTCTCTGCTCATGGAGCGTCTCTCCGTCGACTACGGAAAGAAGTCCAAGCTCGAGTTCGCCATCTACCCTGCACCACAGGTCTCCACAGCTGTTGTCGAGCCATACAACTCCATCCTGACCACTCACACCACTCTCGAGCATTCTGACTGTGCCTTCATGGTCGACAACGAGGCCATCTACGACATCTGTCGGCGCAACCTCGACATCGAGCGTCCCACCTACACCAACCTGAACCGTCTCATCGGCCAGATTGTGTCGTCCATCACCGCATCTCTGCGATTTGATGGTGCCCTCAACGTCGATCTGACCGAGTTCCAGACCAACTTGGTACCCTACCCTCGTATCCACTTCCCTCTGGCCACTTACGCTCCCGTCATCTCTGCCGAGAAGGCTTACCATGAGCAGCTGACGGTTGCCGAGATCACCAACGCCTGCTTCGAGCCTGCCAATCAGTTGGTGAAGTGCGATCCTCGTCACGGCAAATACATGGCCTGCTGTCTCCTGTACCGTGGTGATGTCGTCCCCAAGGATGTCAACGCCGCCATCGCTACCATCAAGACCAAGCGCACTATCCAGTTCGTCGACTGGTGCCCAACTGGTTTCAAAGTTGGCATCAACTACCAGCCACCAACCGTCGTACCTGGTGGCGATCTTGCCAAGGTCCAGCGTGCCGTGTGCATGCTGAGCAACACCACGGCCATCGCTGAGGCCTGGGCTCGTCTGGACCACAAGTTCGACCTGATGTACGCCAAGCGTGCCTTCGTCCACTGGTACGTGGGAGAGGGTATGGAGGAGGGAGAGTTCTCCGAGGCTCGTGAGGATCTGGCTGCCCTGGAGAAGGACTACGAGGAGGTCGGTGTAGACTCTGTTGATGCCGAGGGCGAGGAGGAAGAGGGTGACGAGTATTAG
- the LOC140242636 gene encoding tubulin alpha-1 chain-like, protein MRECISIHVGQAGVQMGNSCWELYCLEHGIQPDGMMPGDTTPGAENDAFNTFFSETGSGKHVPRAVFVDLEPSVVDEVRTGTYRQLFHPEQLITGKEDAANNYARGHYTVGREHIDTVMDRIRRLADACSGLQGFLIFHSFGGGTGSGLNALLMERLSVDFGKKSKLEFAIYPAPQVSTAVVEPYNSILTTHTTLEHSDCAFMVDNEAIYDICRRNLDIERPSYTNLNRLIGQIVSSITASLRFDGALNVDLTEFQTNLVPYPRIHFPLVTYSPVISAEKAYHEQLSVQEITTACFEPNNQMVKCDPRHGKYMACCLLYRGDVVPKDVNAAIATIKTKRTIQFVDWCPTGFKVGINYQPPTVVPDGDLAKVQRAVCMLSNTTAIAEAWARLNHKFDLMYAKRAFVHWYVGEGMEEGEFAEAREDLAALEKDYEEVGIDSMDGGEEDDDTDY, encoded by the exons ATG CGTGAATGCATCTCTATCCACGTGGGCCAAGCCGGTGTCCAGATGGGCAACTCCTGCTGGGAGCTGTACTGTCTCGAGCACGGTATCCAGCCCGACGGCATGATGCCGGGTGACACCACGCCGGGTGCGGAGAACGACGCCTTCAACACCTTCTTCAGCGAGACGGGCTCGGGCAAGCACGTGCCCCGCGCCGTGTTCGTCGACCTCGAACCTTCAGTGGTCG ATGAAGTCCGTACCGGAACCTACCGCCAACTCTTTCACCCTGAGCAGCTGATCACTGGCAAAGAGGATGCCGCCAACAACTACGCCCGTGGTCATTACACCGTGGGACGTGAGCACATCGACACCGTTATGGACAGAATCAGGAGACTG GCTGATGCCTGCAGCGGTCTTCAGGGATTCCTCATCTTCCACAGCTTCGGAGGCGGAACCGGGTCAGGGCTTAATGCTCTCCTCATGGAGCGTCTCTCTGTCGACTTCGGCAAGAAGTCCAAGCTCGAGTTCGCCATCTACCCAGCACCTCAGGTCTCCACAGCTGTTGTCGAGCCATACAACTCTATCCTCACAACTCACACCACTCTTGAGCACTCCGACTGTGCCTTCATGGTCGACAACGAGGCCATCTACGACATCTGCCGTCGCAATCTCGACATCGAGCGCCCCAGCTACACCAACCTGAACCGTCTCATCGGCCAGATCGTGTCTTCCATCACCGCCTCTCTGAGATTCGATGGTGCCCTCAACGTCGACCTGACGGAGTTCCAGACCAACTTGGTGCCCTACCCACGTATCCACTTTCCGCTGGTCACCTACTCGCCCGTCATCTCCGCCGAGAAGGCCTACCATGAGCAGCTCAGCGTACAAGAAATCACCACTGCATGCTTCGAACCAAACAACCAGATGGTGAAGTGCGATCCTCGTCACGGCAAGTACATGGCCTGCTGTCTCCTGTACCGTGGTGACGTCGTCCCCAAGGATGTCAACGCCGCCATCGCTACCATCAAGACCAAGCGCACCATCCAGTTCGTCGACTGGTGCCCAACTGGTTTCAAAGTCGGCATCAACTACCAGCCACCAACCGTCGTGCCTGACGGCGATCTGGCCAAGGTCCAGCGTGCCGTGTGCATGCTGAGCAACACCACGGCCATCGCCGAGGCCTGGGCTCGCCTCAACCACAAGTTCGACCTGATGTACGCCAAGCGTGCCTTCGTCCACTGGTACGTGGGAGAGGGTATGGAGGAGGGAGAGTTTGCCGAAGCTAGGGAAGACCTCGCTGCCCTCGAGAAGGACTACGAGGAGGTGGGAATCGACTCCATGGATGGTGGAGAGGAAGACGATGACACCGACTATTAG